The following coding sequences lie in one Metopolophium dirhodum isolate CAU chromosome 5, ASM1992520v1, whole genome shotgun sequence genomic window:
- the LOC132945403 gene encoding uncharacterized protein LOC132945403, translating to MRALSRILVAVCAIITFSCCDASSVALRAKRGVVPGNAASRPKDAIRRSECRVDNNCKAWPKTSCGKDPVDGQRRCLCADQTHPINDDCITSPQELGMICERDIQCIQLAHCTHNVSETHSDIKVCQCREEYADDDGTCSGGVRAMVSICLAVLVAAILQNNHN from the exons ATGCGCGCTCTAAGCAGGATCTTGGTCGCGGTATGCGCGATTATTACGTTTTCCTGTTGCGACGCTTCCTCCGTAGCACTCAGGGCCAAACGAGGTGTAGTTCCCGGTAATGCGGCCTCCAGGCCCAaag ACGCCATTCGACGGTCCGAGTGTCGTGTCGACAACAACTGCAAGGCATGGCCAAAGACGTCATGTGGCAAGGATCCGGTAGACGGTCAACGTCGGTGTCTGTGTGCGGATCAAACGCATCCGATCAACGACGATTGCATAACATCCCCACAAG AGCTAGGAATGATTTGTGAAAGAGACATCCAATGCATCCAGTTGGCCCATTGTACGCACAATGTTAGTGAAACGCACTCGGACATCAAGGTGTGTCAGTGTAGAGAGGAGTATGCCGATGACGATGGGACTTGTAGTG GTGGTGTACGAGCAATGGTATCCATATGTTTAGCGGTATTAGTTGCCGCCATCTTGCAAAATAACCACAATTGA
- the LOC132945402 gene encoding EEF1A lysine methyltransferase 2 yields the protein MSFDEDNSEDKPNLATEEYWNDTYNVELDNFKNFGDPGAEWFGHSIGLKMIKCIQSNCKISQKDSILDVGCGNALLLTQLAKLGFSNLYGIDYSAPAVKLANSIVKDQNIENITLKEFDFLTNDVKTLPTFSLVLDKGTYDVVSMDDESKEKRNRYKENIVDLLQPNGMFLIVSCNWTQLELNAQFGDAFQVVHTIPTPSYQFGGAVGNTLSATLYQKL from the exons TTGGAATGATACTTACAATGTAGAATTGGACAATTTCAAAAACTTTGGTGACCCTGGTGCTGAATGGTTTGGCCATAGTATAGGACTCAAAATGATTAA gtgtaTACAATCAAACTGTAAAATTAGTCAAAAAGATTCCATTTTAGATGTTGGATGTGGAAATGCTTTACTTTTAActcaatta GCTAAATTAGGATTTTCCAATCTATACGGCATAGATTATTCAGCTCCTGCAGTAAAATTGGCGAATTCAATAGTTAAAGatcaaaatatagaaaatataacacTAAAAGAGTTCGACTTTTTGACTAATGACGTGAAAACATTACCAACATTTTCATTGGTCTTGGATAAAGGTACTTACGATGTCGTTAGTATGGACGATGAAAGTAAAGAAAAGAGAAACCGATACAAAGAAAACATAGTCGACTTGTTACAGCCAAACGGAATGTTTTTGATTGTTAGTTGTAATTGGACACAACTAGAATTGAATGCACAATTTGGCGATG CTTTTCAAGTTGTTCACACTATACCGACTCCATCGTACCAATTTGGAGGAGCTGTTGGTAATACACTGTCAGCCACTCTTtaccaaaaattataa
- the LOC132945401 gene encoding testis-expressed protein 9-like: protein MARVPREQGEILKNEEVLQMKYEENNKITKKFMDEINEMKSKIDDYDNHSTPDVKHKPKPIRSSEFNTFMKIIDTGDTIEEFKTVSSKEITIKNYVLQKEIDRLNNELVKKDDLNDHLQEENKKLTEEKDKYVHQVSLLKEKIRKQDREVEHLTGTLKTRDSEVNRILKDIGCIERKFKHEQIIHEKQRSIFIKSSDENKQLKETVKKLEAAHKDAEEKYTKALSKNDDILAKCVREKDVLITGFRKQLELIDSLKRQNVRTKLQEEINVLENEFSKLLEGK from the coding sequence ATGGCTCGCGTGCCAAGGGAACAAggggaaatattaaaaaatgaagaagTACTACAAATGAAGTATGaggaaaataacaaaataacaaaaaaatttatggaTGAAATCAATGAAATGAAAAGTAAGATAGATGATTATGATAACCATAGTACACCAGATGTTAAACACAAACCAAAACCAATTAGATCTTCagaatttaatacatttatgaaaattattgatACTGGTGATACTATTGAAGAATTCAAGACTGTTTCAAGTAAAGAAATAACTatcaaaaattatgtattacaaaAAGAAATTGATCGTTTAAACAATGAACTAGTGAAAAAAGATGATCTAAATGACCATTTAcaagaagaaaataaaaaactaactgAAGAAAAAGACAAATATGTTCATCAAGTATCATTACTCAAAgagaaaataagaaaacaagATAGAGAAGTTGAACATTTAACTGGAACATTGAAAACTAGAGATTCTGAAGTGAACAGAATACTGAAAGATATAGGATGTATAGAGAGAAAATTTAAACACGAACAAATCATACATGAAAAACAAagatcaatttttataaaatcttcaGACGAGAACAAACAGCTAAAAGAAACTGTAAAAAAGCTGGAAGCCGCACATAAAGACGCTGAAGAAAAGTATACAAAAGCATTATCTAAGAACGACGATATCTTGGCAAAATGTGTTAGGGAAAAAGATGTACTAATTACTGGATTCAGAAAACAATTGGAATTAATTGATTCGCTGAAGAGACAAAATGT